In one window of Siphonobacter curvatus DNA:
- a CDS encoding beta-N-acetylhexosaminidase, with protein MKILTSILLLLSLWGYSQPPIIPLPASYQRAKGTFTLSEHTRLVVEDSAFQPAARYLEKEMQRRWGLKRSQNSATKGPTLVIKAGLPAKEGSYALVMNEGSVVLTASSPAGAFYGVVSFLQLAAESRKVPCWNLKDSPLYGYRGFMLEESRHFFGVSKVKALLDEMAYYKLNRFHWHLTDEPGWRMEIKAYPRLALVGGVGTATDSLKPAQYYTQQQIKEIVSYAADRYITVIPEVDMPGHATAANRAYPAYSGGGSPAHPEFTFNPGKEETYTYLSTILKEVSSLFPARLIHIGGDEVSFGNEKWMKDAAIIRLMKQEKLSTALEVEHYFLRRMADTLRSCQVQVLGWDEVIEAGLPVDHTLVYWWRHDHPEQLEAALRKKYRVVLCPRLPFYFDFVQDSTHRVGRRWAGAFNPLKAVYEFNAEHYPGVKDHPGQVLGLQANVWTETMATAERLDFMVFPRLLALAEACWSPRKDFKAFQRRLSGHLSQLRKQDIHYFDPINPQASPELVH; from the coding sequence ATGAAAATTTTAACCTCTATTCTTTTACTGCTTTCGCTTTGGGGGTATAGTCAGCCCCCCATTATTCCTTTACCCGCTTCTTACCAACGAGCAAAAGGAACCTTTACGCTTAGTGAGCACACCAGGCTAGTTGTAGAAGATTCTGCATTCCAGCCCGCCGCTCGTTACCTGGAAAAAGAAATGCAAAGGCGATGGGGACTCAAACGATCTCAAAATTCCGCCACAAAAGGCCCGACCCTGGTTATTAAAGCGGGTCTGCCAGCCAAAGAAGGTTCCTATGCATTAGTAATGAACGAAGGTTCTGTGGTCCTGACGGCGTCGAGTCCAGCGGGAGCTTTTTATGGGGTAGTGTCCTTCCTGCAATTAGCGGCGGAAAGCCGGAAGGTCCCCTGCTGGAATCTGAAGGACTCGCCTTTATACGGGTATCGAGGCTTTATGCTGGAAGAATCCCGGCACTTTTTTGGGGTGTCTAAAGTCAAGGCCTTACTCGATGAGATGGCTTATTACAAGCTAAACCGTTTTCACTGGCATTTAACCGATGAACCCGGCTGGCGAATGGAAATTAAAGCCTATCCCCGACTGGCGTTGGTGGGAGGTGTAGGTACGGCAACCGACTCACTAAAACCAGCTCAGTATTACACCCAGCAGCAGATCAAAGAGATCGTAAGCTATGCCGCGGATCGTTACATTACCGTCATTCCCGAAGTAGACATGCCGGGTCATGCGACGGCGGCTAACAGAGCTTACCCGGCTTACAGTGGGGGAGGCTCCCCGGCACACCCGGAGTTTACTTTTAATCCTGGCAAAGAAGAGACGTATACGTATCTGTCTACCATCCTGAAAGAGGTGAGTTCGCTGTTTCCTGCACGCCTGATTCACATCGGGGGCGATGAAGTAAGCTTTGGGAATGAGAAATGGATGAAAGATGCGGCTATTATCCGGCTCATGAAACAGGAAAAATTATCAACTGCTTTAGAAGTAGAGCATTATTTTCTTCGCCGGATGGCCGATACGCTTCGCAGTTGTCAGGTGCAAGTGCTGGGCTGGGATGAAGTCATCGAGGCCGGACTACCCGTCGATCATACGTTGGTCTATTGGTGGCGGCACGATCATCCCGAGCAGTTAGAGGCAGCTTTACGAAAAAAGTACCGCGTGGTGCTTTGCCCCCGACTTCCCTTTTATTTCGACTTTGTTCAGGACAGTACGCACCGGGTGGGGCGGCGGTGGGCAGGAGCTTTTAACCCGCTAAAGGCTGTCTATGAATTCAACGCCGAGCATTATCCGGGGGTAAAGGATCATCCAGGTCAGGTGCTGGGTTTACAGGCCAACGTATGGACAGAAACCATGGCTACTGCGGAACGGCTGGATTTTATGGTTTTCCCCCGCCTGCTGGCTCTTGCGGAAGCCTGTTGGAGTCCCCGCAAAGACTTTAAAGCCTTTCAGCGGCGGCTGAGTGGACATCTGAGCCAATTGAGAAAACAGGATATTCATTACTTCGATCCGATTAACCCTCAGGCAAGCCCCGAATTAGTGCATTAA